GGTGCGACAACGACATGGCGTGCTCCCGACCGGCTGGTTGACCTTGCGCGGATCACGGTAGGCGCGGGCCCCGCGGGAGGGCAACGCATTTCGATACCCTCCCGCCCGCGCCGCCCAGCCGTGAGAAGGGAACCCTTCTCTACCGGAGCCGTTAAGAAGGGGCCCTTCCTTACTGCCGGGCGAGGAGGCCGCGCGGGCGGACCGAGCGGACCGGCTCGGCGGCCGCGCCCTCGGCCCGCAGGATGTGGTTGGCGGCGAGGATGCCGGTCGCCGCCGACCGCTCCATCAGCGCGCTCGGGAACTCCGTGCGGATCCCGTCGCCGGCCAGGTAGAGGCCGTCGGCGTCGGTGCGTACGCCGGGCCGTCCGGCGTGGCTGCCCGGGGTGAACGCCGGCGCCCGGGCCTCCACCCGGGCCCGCAACTCAAGGACCCGCAGCCGGGCCGCCTCCGGCCAGAGGGCGGCCAGCTCGACCCGCATCCGCTCGGCCAGTTCCTCCGCCGGCACGCCCGGCTCGCAGGCGTACGCGTGCAGCTCCACCACCGAGCCACCGCTGCGTTCCGCCCAGTGGCGCGACTCCCGCTCCAGCCGGTGGTAGAGGGTCACCGAGTCCAGGGTGGGCTGGCGGGACACCCCGCTGAACACGGCCCGGCCCGGGTCGACGTCCCCGTCCATCCAGTACCGCGCCACCGCGTAGGGCGGACCGGGGGTGCCGAACGCGGGCATCCGCGCCACCAGCCGCGGCGCCGCGGCGAGCAGGCCGGGGGAGGCGCCGACCAGCGCGGCGAGCGCCGGCGGGTCGACCGCGAGCACCAGGTGCCGGGCCTCGTGGGCCGCCCCGTCGGCGGTGGTCACCCGCCAGCCGTCCGGCGCCCGGTCCAGCCGGGCGGCGACGGCGCCGGTGCGCACCCGGCCGCCGTGCTGCTCGACGTGCCGGGCCAGCGGCGCCCAGATCGCCGTGGCGTAGTCCTCGTCCGGGGCGTCGAAGGCGAGCCCTTCCGGGTTGCCGAGCAGGTAGAAGTGGAACTGGGCGAGCAGCTCGGCGGCCGACATCTCCGCCTCGTGGTTGAAGAACGAGTGGGAGAAGACCTCGAAGAGCATCGCCCGGGCCCGGTCCGGCAGCCGCAGCGAGGTGAGCAGCTCGTCGGCGGTCCGCCCGTCGAATTCGGCGTAGGTGCGCGTCGGGTGGTAGCTGAGCAGCGGCAGCGCGGCGTCCCGGTCCATCGCGCGCAGGTCGGCCAGGCGCAGGCTCGGGCTGCGCAGCAGCAGGGCGAGCAGGTTGGCCGGCGGCGCGGGCGGCAGCCGGCCGAACTCCTCGGTCGGCCACCGGGCCGACAGGATCGGGTAGCCGGGGACCGGCTTGAGGAAGCCCAGCCGGGGATCGATCCGGCGGAGGATCGACCGCCAGTTGTAGTACTGCCGGAAGAACGCGTGGAAGCCGTGCTCGACGCGCTGCGGGCTGCCGTCCGGCAGCTCCTCCGGCCAGGCGCCGAGCCGGCCGCCCAGGGTGGGCGCGGCCTCCAGCACGGTCACCGCCACCCCGCGCTCGGCCAGCACCACCGCCGCCGACATGCCGGCGATGCCGCCGCCGACCACCACCGCCCGCACCGGGCGCGGCACGCGGGGGGCGCCACCGCCGCCCGGGTCGACCACGTGCTCGCGTACGCCGATGAGCCGGCCGACCACCCGCGACAGCGCCATGTGCACCTTCCCGGCCGTGGAGCCCCCAGTTTGCCGGCTCAGCCCTCCGGGGACAGCAGGCAGCGCCGCTCCCGGTCCGAGGCGGGCCAGACGTACTCCAGGTCGGGCGGGACGTTGCCGAACCGGGGGCCGTAGTGCGCCGGGTCCTTGCGCAGCAGGGACGAGCGGTGGCTGCGGTGCAGGTCCTCCCGGCCCAGCCAGGGCGGCAGCTCGGCGGCCTCGGCCAGCTCGGCCTGGGTGCGGACGACGTCGATGCCGCAGGCGCTGGCGAGATCGGTGGTCATGGTCGCCGCGCAGGTGTCCGCCCGGCCCGGCTCGCACCACACCGCGCACACGTCCAGCCCGTACCGGGTCAGCGCCTCCTCGTACCCGGCCCACATCTTCACCGCCGGGTGGTTGCGCCAGCCGTAGTCCGGCCGGGTCAACCCGCGCAGCACCTGGATGGTCTCCACCCGCTGCTTGCCCAGCCGCTTCTGGTCCAGCGCCCGGGCGCTCGCCAGGAAGTCCGGGTACGGGAGGAACGTCTGCATGGCGCTGCTCTACCCGTACTCGGGGCCACCATTCCTTCATGATCTAGGGGCTGCGCGTACGGCGATCGACTGACTACGATCCGGGGATGGCCGAGCCCCTGCGCGACCGCGCGCGCCGCGCGACCGGCTGGCGGCTCCGGATGAACGGGGAGAACCGTCCGCACTACGTGGTCTGCGGCTCGGACCCGCTGGCGTACTGGGTGGTCCGGTCGCTGCTGGCCACCGAGTCACCCACCGGGCGGGTCCGGATCACCCTGGTCCTGCCGGAGCGCCGCCGCTCCGACGGGCCGGACGGCCGGGACCTCGACGGCGTCCAGGTGGTCCTCGCCGACCGGCTCGACGAGACCGCCTTCCGCCGGGCCGGGCTGGCCGGCGCGGACGGGCTGGCCCTGCTGCACCAGGACGACGTGGGCAACATGCACGCCGCGCTCTGCGCGCAGGAGGTGGAGCCCCGGCTGCGGCTGGTGGTCCGCATGTTCAACACCAGCCTCGCCAACGGCCTGCGGCAGCTCTTCCCCGACTCGGCGGTGCTCTCCGACGCCTCGATGGCCGCCCCCGCCTTCGTCGCCGCCGCGCTGGGCGAGCTGGCCCCCACCCATTTCCGGCACGCCGGCCGCACCCTCTACGCGGCCCGCCGGGCCGACGTACGCCCGCAGGACGTGCTCTGCGGGCTGGCCGTCACCACCGACCCGCGGCTGGTCCGGGTGCTGCCCGCCGACGAGGCGTCGGCGGACGTGGTGCTGGCCGAGGCGACCGGGCAGCCGCCCGGCACCGAGCTGGCCGCCCGCCGGCTGGTCCGGGCCCGGCGGCGTCGGGAGCCGGTGGTGGTGCTGCTCCGGGCGATCCGTAGCTTCGCCACCCGCAAGATCGGCATCGCGGTGCTGGTGCTGCTGGCCGTGATCGCCGTCCTTGGCTGGCTGAACGCCCGCGCGTCGAACCTGAACTGGTCCGAGGCGCTCTACCTCACCCTGGTCACCACGTTGAGCGGGCAGGATCCGGACGTCAGCAAGCCGGTCGCCGCCCAGGTCATGCAGGTGGTGCTCAACCTGGCCGGGCTGGCACTGATCCCGTTGCTCACCGCCGCCGTGGTCGACGGCATCGTCAACGCCCGGCTCGCCCTGCACAACGGCCGGGTCCAGCCCGACCGCAGCGGGCACGTGGTGGTGGTCGGGCTCGGCAACATCGGCACCCGGGTGATGGCCCAGCTGCAGGACTTCGGGGTCGAGGTGGTCGCCATCGACAAGAACCCCGACGCGCGCGGCGCGGCTCTCGCCCACCGGCTCGGCGTGCCGCTGATCGTCGGGGACGCCGGGCTGGAGGAGACGCTGCGGGCGGCCTCGGTGGACACCTGCCAGGCGCTGGTGGTGGTCTCCACCGACGACGGCACCAACCTGCGCGCCGCGCTGAACGCCCGCAGCCTCGACCCTGACCTGCGGGTGGTGCTGCGCCTCTTCGACGGCGACTTCGCGGAACGGGTCCAGAAGGCGTTCGGCATCGGCATCTCGCGCAGCGTGTCGTACCTGGCCGCGCCCGCCTTCGCGGCGGCGCTGCTGGACCGCGCGGTGATCGCCACCATCCCGGTCGACCGGCACGCGCTGCTGGTCACCGAGGTGCCGGTGGCGGCCGGGTCGCCGCTGGACGGCCGCCCGCTCGCCGCGGTGGCCCGCCCCGGCGAGGTACGCCTGCTCGCGCACAGCCGGGCCGGGCAGAAGACCGACTGGTCCAGCGACCCGCGGATGGTGATCCAGGCCGGGGACCGGCTGACCGTGGTGGCCCGGCGGGCCGGGCTGAGCGCCCTGCTCCGGGAGACCACCCCGCTCTCGCCCGAGCCGACCGGGATGCCGGCGCCGCGCCAACCGGAGGAGTGAATGCGATCTAGCGCGGCCATCGTGATCGGGGCGTCGACAGCGCACGGGGGAAGAACTTCCACGGTAGTGTGGATGTCGTGGGCGCGGTCTATGAAGAGCTTCCCTTCAGCGAGTTCCTCCACCGGCCGGCGGCCGCTGCCGACCGGCTCGACAAGGTGCGGGCCCTGCGCTTGCGCCGCCGGGACGCCGGGGACCTCGCGCTGACCCGTGCTGACCAGTTGGAACGCGACGCGATCGTCGTCGACTTCACCGCCCGGCTCCTCGCCGGTCTGGTGCGCACCGAGCCGGCCGAGGTGGTTCGCCGGGTGCTGAACGAAGCTCTGCCGTGGGTGGCCTTCCTGCCCGACGAGGACGTCGACCAGTTGCTCGCCGAACTGACCACGGTTGCGCAGGGCGCGGCATCGCTGGAGAACCTGTCGCCGGTCGCGGTCCTGTTGACGCAGTGGCGGCACACCGCCGAGATCCATGCCGACCCGACGCTGCTGGAGATCGTGACCCGGGAGCCCAGCGGCGACCTGGGTCCGGTGCCGGCACCGGGCGCGGAGCGATGAGCCCGAAGCGAGGCGACCGGGCAGCCCCGCCCGCCATCGGTGGCGAGTACGAACTGCGCTACGCCGACTCGGCGGCCGCCGAAGGCTGGGAGCAGTTCGCCCGGCAGGCGGCCACGAATCTGCGGCGGGCCTACGACGTGCTGCGTGCCGACCCGAGGTCGAAGGCCAGCCCGGAACGCCATCACCGGCTCAAGGGCTCGCTGGCCACCGCCGAGTGGAAGGGCCAGACCCTGGAACGCTGGCAGTACGAGGTCACCGGCGGCGGTCGCATCTGGTACCTGATCGACGACGACCGCCGCACACTGTGGCTGACGTACGCCGGCACCGCCCATCCTCGGGAGACCGACTGATGGTGTCGTCGTCGGTGGACCGCCTCGGCGCGGCCGGCTTGCCTGTCCTTTAGGCGTCGTACGCCGCGCCGGGCCTGCCTTCGCGTACGGCGGCCTGGCGGCCGGTGATCAGCTCGATGGCGCTACCCGCCTGGCGGGTCGGTCACGACGAGGAGGACGGGCCGGCCGCCTGGAGCGGGAGTGGCGCCGCCTGCTGGTGATCGGCGACGCGGTCTGCGGGGTCACCGCCGAGGAGTACGACAGGTGGGTCGTCTGCACCCGACCAGCGCCCGAGTAGCGAGCTCAGGGCGTCCGGACGGTGTGACGGAGGGCGTACCAGCAGGCGCCGAGGGCGAGGACGCCGAAGCCGGCCAGCACGCTGGCCACCGGCAGGTTGACCGCCAGCACCAGGCAGCCGACCAGCCCGAGCGCGGCGAGCAGCTGCACCGGGATCTTCCGGTCCCGGTCGCGGCCCAGGGTGAGCGCCGAGGCGTTGGTGATCGCGTAGTAGACCAGCACCGTGCAGCTGGAGAAGCCGATCGCGCCCCGGACGCCGCCGACGGCCACCACCACGATGACCACGGCGGCCACGGCCAGTTCGGCGCGGTGCGGCACCCGGGTGCGAGGGTGCACGGCGGCCAGCGCGCCGGGCAGGTCCCGGCGGCGGGCCATCGCCAGCGTGGTCCGGCCGACCCCGGCGAGCAGGGAGAGCAGCACCCCGGTCACCGCAACGGTCGCCCCGGCCCGGACCAGCCAGGCCAGTCCGGGCAGCCCGGCGGAGCCGACCACCTCGGCCAGCGGCGCGGCGGAGCCGGCCAGCCGCTGCTCGCCCAGCACGCCGAGGGCGACCACGGCCAGCACCAGGTAGATCGCCAGCACCACGCTGAGGGCCAGCGGCACCGCGCGCGGGATCGTCCGCTCGGGGTCGCGTACCTCCTCGCCGAGGGTGGCGATCCGGGCGTACCCGGCGAAGGCGAAGAAGAGCAGGCCGGCGGCGTTCAGCACGCCCCGGAGCCCGGTGCCGGCCACCCCGTCCAGCCGGTCGAGGGTGACGTGCGGCGCGCCGGTGACCGCGACCAGGGCGAGGACGGCGAGCACGACACCGACCAGGAGCCGGGTGGCGGTGGCGGTCTTGCCGATGCCGCGCAGGTTCACCGCGGTCACCGCCACCACCGCGAGGACCGCGACGAGCCGCTCCCGCCCCGGCCACAGGTACGCCCCGATGGTCAGCGCCATCGCCGCGCAGCTCGCCGTCTTGCCGACCACGAACCCCCAGCCGGCGAGGAAACCGGCGAACGGGTGCAGGCGCTCCCGGCCGTAGACGTAGGTGCCGCCGGACTCCGGGTAGCGGGCCGCCAGCCGGGCCGAGCTGGTGGCGTTGCAGAAGGCGATGAAGCCGGCCAGGGCCAGCGCGATCAGCAGGCCGGCGCCGCCGGCCGCCGCCGCGGCGGGGGCGAAGACCACGAAGACGCCCGCGCCGAGCATCGACCCCAGACCGATGACCACCGCATCGGGTACGCCCAGCCGCCGCGTCAGATGGTCCACACCTGGACCCTAGGGGTACGAGGTGAACGGGCGGTCCACGGTGCGCAACCGCCCCGGCAACGGCAGGTCGTCCCAGGGCACCCGGTGCAGCAACCGGTCCAGCAGCAGCCCGAGCAGCAGCCCGGCGACCGAGTCGGTCAGCCAGTGCCAGCCGAGGTAGGTGGTGGTGCAGAGCACGATCAGCGGCGGCAGCACCCGGACCACGGTGACCAGCCGGGGTGGCACGGTCCGGCCGAAGGTGGCCAGCAGCGGCGCCAGGAGCAGGGCGAGCACGCCGTACCAGACGATCGCGTTGGCCACGTGCCCGGACGGGAACGACTGGGCGAAGCGCACCGGCAGCCCGTCCTGGAACAGCGGCAGCGTCTGGTCGGGCGGCAGGAACGGCTCCTTGGCGCTGGCGCTCGGGGCCGGCCGCGCGGTCCACACCTTCAGCGGCCCGATGGTCAGGTAGGTGAGCACGAACGCCACCACCGGGGGCAGGACCGGGCGGACCGAGCGGAGCCGGACCGCCACCAGCACGCCGAGCCCCGCCGCGAGGAGGGTCAGCGGGGTGCCCTGCCCCAGGAAGTTGAGGATCATCGCGGTCCACCGGGCGGCGGTCGGCCGGTGCGCGTCGGCCCAGTCGGCGACCGCCCGGTCGAGACCGAAGAGGTGGCCGGTGGCGAGCGTCACGGTCAAGCCGACCAGGGCGGCGAGCAGCAGCCCGTCGAACCACCAGCCGGCCGGCCGGACGGGCCGGAGCCGCAGCTGCTCGCGTACCCCTCTGGTCTCCCGCACGCGACCACGCTACCGGCCGTCGGCGGCGCCGGACCGGCGCGGGCGTCGGCGGCTGTGTGCCGGTTCACGAAGGGAGGCGCTCGGCCAGGGGAGCGGTCACACTTGGGGCCGTGCGGATCACCTCGGCCCTCATCGACCCGGCGCTGCTCGACCTTCCCTGGTCGACCCCGCTGGAGGAGTGGCCTGCCCAGCACCTGGTCGCGCTGCCGCAGGGCATCTCGCGGCACATCGTGCGCTTCGTCCGCCTCGGCGACCACGTGTACGCGGTGAAGGAGACCGGCGAGCGGGTCGCCGAGCGGGAGTACGACCTGCTCCGGGCGCTGGAGCGGATCGACTTCCCGTCGGTCGAGGCGGTCGCGATCGTGGCCGACCGGCAGAGCGAGGACGGCGAGCCGCTGGACCCGGTGCTGATCACCCGGCACCTCCAGTTCTCGCTGCCCTACCGGGCGCTCTTTTCCCGGACGCTGCGCCCGGAGACGATGAACCGGCTGCTCGACGCGCTGGCGGTGCTGCTGGTCCGGATGCACCTCACCGGCTTCTTCTGGGGCGACTGCTCGCTGTCCAACACGCTGTTCCGCCGGGACGCGGGGGCGTTCGCCGCCTACCTGGTCGACGCCGAGACGGGGGCGCTGCGCAGCTCGCTCTCCAACGGCCAGCGCGGCGAGGACCTGGAGATCGCCCGGGTCAACATCTTCGGCGAGGCGCTGGACCTGCAGGCCGCCGGGCTGCTGCACGAGTCGATCGACCCGGAGGTGGTCTGCGAGGAGGTCGTGCAGCGGTACGAGCGGCTCTGGCACGAGATCACCTACGAGCAGCAGGTCGAGCGGGCGGCCCGGCACGACATCGAGGGCCGGATCCGGCGCCTCAACGAACTCGGCTTCGACGTCGCCGAGGTGGCCCTGTCGACGGTCGACAACGGGCGGTACCTGGTCCGGCCCAAGGTGGTCGATGCCGGCTACCACACCCGCCGGCTGCTCCGGCTCACCGGCCTGGATGCCGAGGAGAACCAGGCCCGCAAACTCCTCAACGACCTGGACGCGTACCGGGTGGAGAGCGACCTGACCGACGAGCAGCAGGCCGCGCACCGCTGGCTGACCGAGGTGTTCGAGCCGGTGGTCCGGGCGGTGCCCGCGCACCTGCGGCGCAAGCTGGAGCCGCAGGAGCTTTTCGCGCAGATCATCGAGCACAAGTGGCTGCTCTCCGAGCGGGCCGGCCGGGACGTCGGGATGCGCCACGCGGTGCAGTCGTTCCTGTCGGACGTGCTGGTGCACCGCCCCGACGAGCAGGCCGTCCTCGGTGTCGAGGTGCCCACCGCCTGAGTCCCCGCCGCGTGGGTGGACCAGCGGTCACTCCACCCAGGCGCCGGCGCGCATCACCCGGACCACGTTGAGGTCGTCGTCGAGCAGCACCAGGTCGGCGCGGAGGCCGGTCTGGAGCGCACCCACCTGGCCGCCCAGGCCGATCGCGCGGGCCGGGGTGGTGGCGACCATCCGGCAGGCGTCGGGCAGGGCGACGCCGGCGTTGACGGCGTGCCGTAGGGCGGCGTCCATGGTCAGGGTGCTGCCGGCGATCGCGCCGTCGCGGCTGAGCCGGGCCACCCCGTCGGCCACGGTGACCGCCTGGCCGCCCAGCTCGTACTCGCCGTCGGGCATGCCGGCGGCGGCCATCGCGTCGGTGATCAGCGCGGCCCGGTCCGGGCCGGCGACCGAGGTGGCGAAGCCCAGCATGCCGTCGTGCAGGTGTACCCCGTCGGCGACCAGCTCGCAGATCACGTTGGGGGCGTCGAGCAGGGCCACCACCGGGCCGGGCTCCCGGTGGTGCACCGGGCGCATCCCGTTGAACAGGTGGGTGCCGACGCTCGCCCCGGCTGCCACGGCGGCCCGGGTCTGCTCCCAGGTGGCGTCGGTGTGCCCGACCGCCGCCACCACGCCGTGCGAGACGAGCAGCTTGATCGCCTCCAGCGCGCCGTCCCGCTCCGGGGCCAGGGTGACCATCCGGACCGCCCCGCCGCCCCGCTCGATCAGCTCGGCCAGCTCCTCGGTGGACGGGTCGCGGAGGAACTCCGGGTTCTGCGCGCCGCAGCGGTCCGCCGACAGGTACGGCCCCTCGAAGTGGACCCCGGCCAGGACGCCGGACTCGACCAGCGGCCGGAAGGCGGCGGTGGCGTCGCGCATCAGCGCGAAGGGGGAGCTGACCAGGCTGGCCAGCAGCGTGGTGGTGCCGTGTCCGAGGTGGAACGCGGCGGCCTGCCGGGCCGACTCCGCGTCGCCGGTGGTGAAGGTGTGCCCGCCCCCGCCGTGGGTGTGCATGTCCACGAAGCCCGGCACGATCCAGTGCCCGTCGCGCACCGACGGGTACTCCGCCACCGCGCTGATCCGATCCGCCCTGATCTCCACGCAGCCCTGCCGGATCACGCCGGTCGGGGTCACCACCTTGCCGGTCACGCGCCGGGTCATCGGCTCTCCTCATTCAGGGTGTCCAGGGCGAGCAGGGCGGCGCCGAGGCAGCCGGCCTCGTCGCCGAGGGCCGCCGCGACCAGGCGCGGCTCCCGGTGGAAGGTCAGTCGTTCGCGCAGTGCCGCGCGCAGCGGGTCGAGCAGCCGGGCGCCGGCCTGGGCGAGTCCGCCGCCGAGCACGATGGTCTCCACGTCGAAGAGCGCCTGGCCGGTGGCGAGGCCGTCGGCGAGCGCCTCGACCGCCTCGCGCCAGACCCGGCCGGCCAGTGGCTCGCCGGCCGCCGCCCGCTCCGCCACGTCGGCCGCCGTGGCCGGTTCGCCGGCCAGCTCGGCGTAGCGGCGGCCGATGGCGGCTGCCGAGGCCATCGCCTCCAGGCAGCCGGGGCGGCCGCAGCCGCAGCGCGGGCCGTCGGGGCGGACCAGGATGTGGCCGATCTCGCCGGCGGCGCCGTGCGCGCCGGCGGCGGCCGAGCCGTGGACCACGTGGGCGGCGGCGATGCCGGTGCCGATCGCGACGAAGAGCACGTGGTCGGCGTCCCGCCCGGCGCCGAGCCGGGCCTCCGCGAGGCCGCCCACCCGCACGTCGTGGCCGAGCGCCGTCGGCAGGCCGAGCCGCGCCCGCGCCAGGTCCCGAAGCGGTACGTCCCGAAAGCCCACGTTCGCCGACCAGACCGCCACTCCGCGGGCCTCGTCGACGACCCCGGGCACGGCGATCCCGCAGGCGACCGGGGTCAGCTCGGCGGCGCGGGCCTTGCCGGCGAGCCCCTCGGCGACGTCCAGGATGGTGCCGACCACCGCCTCCGGCCCGCGCGCCGCCTCGGTGGCGTGCCGTTCGGCGTGCACGGTGCGGCCGTCCGGGCGCACCAGGGCGCATTTCATCCCGGTGCCGCCCACGTCCAGCGCGACGACGACCTCGCCGCCTGGCGTCACGCGAGCACCACGGAGCGGGTCAGGTGCCGGGGCGCGTCCGGGTCGAGGCCGCGGCTGGTGGCCAGCGCGACGGCGAACCGCTGGGCGAGGATCAGGTCGGCCATCGGGTCGACCGGGGTGCGCCCGGCCGCCCAGCTGGTCAGCACCGTGTGGCAGCCGTGCGTACGGCTGTGCACGAAGGTGGCGCCAGTGGCGGCGACGTCCTCGGGCAGCCCGTCGGGGATCCCGCCGAAGGCCCAGACGAGCCGGCCCGGGGCGCCGATCGAGATCGGACCGTGCCGGTAGTCCATCGCCGGGTACGCCTCGGCCCAGAAGGTGGCCGCCTCGCGGCATTTCAGCGCGGCCTCCTGGGCCAGCCCGACCGTCCAGCCGCGGCCGAGGAAGGTGACCTGCTCGATCCCGGCCGGGTCGACCGGTAGCGGGGCGCGGACGGCGACCTCGGCGTCGGCGGCCAGCCGGCCCAGGTCCTCGCCGAGGTGGGCGCGAAGCAGCGCCAGGGCGGTGGTGGCGAAGCGGGTCTGCACGACCGCGCGCTCGTCGGCGAAGGGCATGGTCACCGCGGTGTCGGCCAGCTCGACGGCCGGGGAGGCGGGGTCGCCGACCAGGACCGTGGTGGGGACCTGGCCGCGCAGCGCGCCGAGCAGTTCCAGCACCTCGGTGGTGGTTCCGGAGCGGGTGATGGCGATGAGCCGGTCGTAGCGGCGCCCGGTGGGGAACTCGCTGGCCTGGAAGGCGTCGGTCTCGCCGTGTCCGGCCCGCTCGCGCAGCCCGGCGTACGCCATGGCCATGAACCACGACGTGCCGCACCCGACGACGGCGACCCGCTCGCCCGGGCGCGGCAGGCGGTCGGCGACGGCCGGGGCGAGCCGGGCCGCCTCCCGCCAGCAGTCGGGCTGGCTCGCGATCTCCGCGTGCACGTACGCCATGACAACTCCTCGCCAGGGGAGACCTTGCGCAATACGGCGCGATATGGCCGCCTTTCGCGCGTCATTCTGCGCGAACCCGGGTGGGCGTGGCAACCGCCTCCCAGATCGCGCAGGTCAGGGTTTTGCGCCCTGGTAGTTTCGCGCACTACTGTGCACGCAATCAATCACCCTTCGTGCAGAGTCAGTGGAGGCCCCGCGGTGGACCGCTACGCCCGATGGAACGCGCTGCTCGAGATGCTGACCGACAAC
This sequence is a window from Micromonospora sp. NBRC 110009. Protein-coding genes within it:
- a CDS encoding FAD-dependent oxidoreductase translates to MALSRVVGRLIGVREHVVDPGGGGAPRVPRPVRAVVVGGGIAGMSAAVVLAERGVAVTVLEAAPTLGGRLGAWPEELPDGSPQRVEHGFHAFFRQYYNWRSILRRIDPRLGFLKPVPGYPILSARWPTEEFGRLPPAPPANLLALLLRSPSLRLADLRAMDRDAALPLLSYHPTRTYAEFDGRTADELLTSLRLPDRARAMLFEVFSHSFFNHEAEMSAAELLAQFHFYLLGNPEGLAFDAPDEDYATAIWAPLARHVEQHGGRVRTGAVAARLDRAPDGWRVTTADGAAHEARHLVLAVDPPALAALVGASPGLLAAAPRLVARMPAFGTPGPPYAVARYWMDGDVDPGRAVFSGVSRQPTLDSVTLYHRLERESRHWAERSGGSVVELHAYACEPGVPAEELAERMRVELAALWPEAARLRVLELRARVEARAPAFTPGSHAGRPGVRTDADGLYLAGDGIRTEFPSALMERSAATGILAANHILRAEGAAAEPVRSVRPRGLLARQ
- a CDS encoding SIS domain-containing protein, which gives rise to MAYVHAEIASQPDCWREAARLAPAVADRLPRPGERVAVVGCGTSWFMAMAYAGLRERAGHGETDAFQASEFPTGRRYDRLIAITRSGTTTEVLELLGALRGQVPTTVLVGDPASPAVELADTAVTMPFADERAVVQTRFATTALALLRAHLGEDLGRLAADAEVAVRAPLPVDPAGIEQVTFLGRGWTVGLAQEAALKCREAATFWAEAYPAMDYRHGPISIGAPGRLVWAFGGIPDGLPEDVAATGATFVHSRTHGCHTVLTSWAAGRTPVDPMADLILAQRFAVALATSRGLDPDAPRHLTRSVVLA
- a CDS encoding phosphatase PAP2 family protein; this translates as MRLRPVRPAGWWFDGLLLAALVGLTVTLATGHLFGLDRAVADWADAHRPTAARWTAMILNFLGQGTPLTLLAAGLGVLVAVRLRSVRPVLPPVVAFVLTYLTIGPLKVWTARPAPSASAKEPFLPPDQTLPLFQDGLPVRFAQSFPSGHVANAIVWYGVLALLLAPLLATFGRTVPPRLVTVVRVLPPLIVLCTTTYLGWHWLTDSVAGLLLGLLLDRLLHRVPWDDLPLPGRLRTVDRPFTSYP
- a CDS encoding MSMEG_6728 family protein, translated to MQTFLPYPDFLASARALDQKRLGKQRVETIQVLRGLTRPDYGWRNHPAVKMWAGYEEALTRYGLDVCAVWCEPGRADTCAATMTTDLASACGIDVVRTQAELAEAAELPPWLGREDLHRSHRSSLLRKDPAHYGPRFGNVPPDLEYVWPASDRERRCLLSPEG
- a CDS encoding ROK family protein, translating into MKCALVRPDGRTVHAERHATEAARGPEAVVGTILDVAEGLAGKARAAELTPVACGIAVPGVVDEARGVAVWSANVGFRDVPLRDLARARLGLPTALGHDVRVGGLAEARLGAGRDADHVLFVAIGTGIAAAHVVHGSAAAGAHGAAGEIGHILVRPDGPRCGCGRPGCLEAMASAAAIGRRYAELAGEPATAADVAERAAAGEPLAGRVWREAVEALADGLATGQALFDVETIVLGGGLAQAGARLLDPLRAALRERLTFHREPRLVAAALGDEAGCLGAALLALDTLNEESR
- a CDS encoding DUF4032 domain-containing protein, coding for MPVHEGRRSARGAVTLGAVRITSALIDPALLDLPWSTPLEEWPAQHLVALPQGISRHIVRFVRLGDHVYAVKETGERVAEREYDLLRALERIDFPSVEAVAIVADRQSEDGEPLDPVLITRHLQFSLPYRALFSRTLRPETMNRLLDALAVLLVRMHLTGFFWGDCSLSNTLFRRDAGAFAAYLVDAETGALRSSLSNGQRGEDLEIARVNIFGEALDLQAAGLLHESIDPEVVCEEVVQRYERLWHEITYEQQVERAARHDIEGRIRRLNELGFDVAEVALSTVDNGRYLVRPKVVDAGYHTRRLLRLTGLDAEENQARKLLNDLDAYRVESDLTDEQQAAHRWLTEVFEPVVRAVPAHLRRKLEPQELFAQIIEHKWLLSERAGRDVGMRHAVQSFLSDVLVHRPDEQAVLGVEVPTA
- the nagA gene encoding N-acetylglucosamine-6-phosphate deacetylase, whose translation is MTRRVTGKVVTPTGVIRQGCVEIRADRISAVAEYPSVRDGHWIVPGFVDMHTHGGGGHTFTTGDAESARQAAAFHLGHGTTTLLASLVSSPFALMRDATAAFRPLVESGVLAGVHFEGPYLSADRCGAQNPEFLRDPSTEELAELIERGGGAVRMVTLAPERDGALEAIKLLVSHGVVAAVGHTDATWEQTRAAVAAGASVGTHLFNGMRPVHHREPGPVVALLDAPNVICELVADGVHLHDGMLGFATSVAGPDRAALITDAMAAAGMPDGEYELGGQAVTVADGVARLSRDGAIAGSTLTMDAALRHAVNAGVALPDACRMVATTPARAIGLGGQVGALQTGLRADLVLLDDDLNVVRVMRAGAWVE
- a CDS encoding NAD-binding protein, yielding MAEPLRDRARRATGWRLRMNGENRPHYVVCGSDPLAYWVVRSLLATESPTGRVRITLVLPERRRSDGPDGRDLDGVQVVLADRLDETAFRRAGLAGADGLALLHQDDVGNMHAALCAQEVEPRLRLVVRMFNTSLANGLRQLFPDSAVLSDASMAAPAFVAAALGELAPTHFRHAGRTLYAARRADVRPQDVLCGLAVTTDPRLVRVLPADEASADVVLAEATGQPPGTELAARRLVRARRRREPVVVLLRAIRSFATRKIGIAVLVLLAVIAVLGWLNARASNLNWSEALYLTLVTTLSGQDPDVSKPVAAQVMQVVLNLAGLALIPLLTAAVVDGIVNARLALHNGRVQPDRSGHVVVVGLGNIGTRVMAQLQDFGVEVVAIDKNPDARGAALAHRLGVPLIVGDAGLEETLRAASVDTCQALVVVSTDDGTNLRAALNARSLDPDLRVVLRLFDGDFAERVQKAFGIGISRSVSYLAAPAFAAALLDRAVIATIPVDRHALLVTEVPVAAGSPLDGRPLAAVARPGEVRLLAHSRAGQKTDWSSDPRMVIQAGDRLTVVARRAGLSALLRETTPLSPEPTGMPAPRQPEE
- a CDS encoding APC family permease, which translates into the protein MDHLTRRLGVPDAVVIGLGSMLGAGVFVVFAPAAAAAGGAGLLIALALAGFIAFCNATSSARLAARYPESGGTYVYGRERLHPFAGFLAGWGFVVGKTASCAAMALTIGAYLWPGRERLVAVLAVVAVTAVNLRGIGKTATATRLLVGVVLAVLALVAVTGAPHVTLDRLDGVAGTGLRGVLNAAGLLFFAFAGYARIATLGEEVRDPERTIPRAVPLALSVVLAIYLVLAVVALGVLGEQRLAGSAAPLAEVVGSAGLPGLAWLVRAGATVAVTGVLLSLLAGVGRTTLAMARRRDLPGALAAVHPRTRVPHRAELAVAAVVIVVVAVGGVRGAIGFSSCTVLVYYAITNASALTLGRDRDRKIPVQLLAALGLVGCLVLAVNLPVASVLAGFGVLALGACWYALRHTVRTP